One Setaria viridis chromosome 7, Setaria_viridis_v4.0, whole genome shotgun sequence genomic region harbors:
- the LOC117862401 gene encoding probable galacturonosyltransferase-like 3, which yields MRVLAAVLLAAACAAAAAAAVASGGGGGELPEFREAPAFRNGAACAGAPTIHIAMTLDATYLRGSLAGVLSVLRHAACPESIAFHFVASSASPARRLASLRRALAAAFPTLPATVHRFDARLVRGKISSSVRRALDQPLNYARIYLADLLPRSVSRVLYLDSDLLVVDDVARLWATDLGPDAALAAPEYCHANFTSYFTDAFWRHPEYAAVFANRTRVPCYFNTGVMVIDLDRWRAGGYTGKLEYWMEVQKQEARIYELGSLPPFLLVFAGEVKAVEHRWNQHGLGGDNVAGQCRELHPGPVSLLHWSGKGKPWLRLDAGRPCPLDALWAPYDLLRRRGARDDLLAAVA from the coding sequence ATGCGCGTCCTCGCCGCggtcctcctcgccgcggcgtgtgcggcggcggcggcggcggcggtggcttccgggggcggcggcggggagctgcCGGAGTTCCGGGAGGCGCCGGCGTTCCGCAACGGCGCGGCCTGCGCGGGCGCGCCGACGATCCACATCGCGATGACGCTGGACGCCACCTACCTGCGTGGCTCCCTCGCCGGCGTCCTCTCCGTGCTCCGCCACGCCGCCTGCCCGGAGTCCATCGCCTTCCACTTCGTCGCATCCTCGGCGTCCCCGGCGCGGCGCCTCGCTTCGCTCCGCCGCGCGCTGGCGGCCGCCTTCCCCACGCTCCCCGCCACCGTGCACCGCTTCGACGCCCGACTCGTCCGGGGCAAGatctcctcctccgtccgccgCGCGCTCGACCAGCCCCTCAACTACGCCCGCATCTACCTCGCCGACCTCCTCCCGCGCTCCGTCTCCCGCGTCCTCTACCTCGACTCCGacctcctcgtcgtcgacgacgtcgcCCGCCTCTGGGCCACCGACCTCGGCCccgacgccgccctcgccgcgcccgAGTACTGCCACGCCAACTTCACCTCCTACTTCACCGACGCGTTCTGGCGACACCCCGAGTACGCCGCCGTCTTCGCCAACCGGACGCGCGTCCCCTGCTACTTCAACACCGGGGTCATGGTCATCGACCTGGACCGGTGGCGCGCCGGCGGGTACACCGGGAAGCTGGAGTACTGGATGGAGGTGCAGAAGCAGGAGGCCAGGATATACGAGCTGGGCTCCCTCCCGCCGTTCCTCCTGGTGTTCGCCGGCGAGGTGAAGGCCGTGGAGCACCGGTGGAACCAGCACGGGCTCGGCGGCGACAACGTGGCGGGGCAGTGCCGGGAGCTGCACCCGGGCCCGGTCAGCCTGCTGCACTGGAGCGGGAAGGGGAAGCCGTGGCTGCGCCtggacgccggccggccgtgcccGCTCGACGCGCTCTGGGCGCCCTacgacctcctccgccgccgcggcgcccgcgacgacctcctcgccgccgtcgcctga